The window TGTTGGCGTTGTTGTGGAGCCGGCTCATGCGGGCAGAATAGGTGTCACCGCAGACGGCGGCGCGCACCCCGACGATCTTGTTGGCGGCGATGCTCATGCCGATGCCGGTGCCGCAGATGAGAATGCCCAGGTCGTAGTCGCCGGCGGCCACCCCCCGCGCCACTTGATAGGCGTAGTCGGGGTAATCCACCGATTCGGGGCTGTTTGTCCCGAAATCCTCCACCGTGTACCCGGCCTGGCGCAGATGCTCCAGGATGATGTTCTTCAGCTCATAGCCGCCGTGGTCAGCGCCTATCGCGATCTTGCGTGTGTCAGCCATTTTGTGCTCCTCAGGGTTGTACGTCATCCGATCTGCAGGTCAGGGATCAACCGGCGGATTTCCGCCGCGGCCAGCGCGCCGGCGCGCAGTAATCGCGGCGGCGTCGTGGTGAAGTCCACAATGGTGGACGGTATTGGGCCAGGGGTGGGACCGCCGTCCAGGATGAGGTCCACCCGCCGGCCCAACTGCTCGAACACCTCTTGGGCGGTGCTGGGGCTTTGCGCGCCGCTGATGTTGGCGGAAGTGGTGGCCAACGGCGCGCCCAGCCGGCGGATCAGCTCCAATGGGACGGGATGGTTCGGCATGCGCACGGCGATGCCCGGCCCGGGGCTGATGATGGCCGGCACGCGCGGGGCGATAGGGAGGATCAGGGTCAATCCTCCTGGCCAGAACGCTTCCATCAGCCGGCGCGCCGGCTCCGGCACGTGGCTCACGAAGTCCCGCAAATCGGCTTCGTCCGCAATAAGGATGGGGATGGCCTTGTCCGGCGCGCGCCGCTTGACGATGTACAGCTCAGCGACGGCGTCAGGGTGGCGGGCATCGGCCGCCAGCCCGTACACGGTATCAGTGGGGAATGCCACCACGCCGCCTTCGCGCAGGATATCCGCCGCGAGGGCAATGCAGTCAGGGTCGCCGGCAGGACAGAGTGGGCTTTCGCGTGCCGGGGTACCGCAGTAGCGCAGGCCCTCGATGTTGGGCGAGGGCTGTCCTTGGAGCACGAGCTGGCGGATGGCCCAGGCGGCGCCGGCGTGGGACACCGAAGGGGCGATCACATCGGCGGCCTGTTTGGCGGCAGGGCTGGCATTGTCCACGGCAATGCCCAGGCCGGCCCAGGCGAGCATCTCTGCGTCGTTGTCGTTGTCTCCCAGGGCCGCGGTTTCTTGGCGCAGGACACCCAGATGTCGCGCCAGCCTGGCCAGGGCGCGCGCCTTATTGGCGCCCAGGGGCACGGCCTCGAGGAAAAAGCGGTGGGAGCGGGTCAGGCGCAGTTTGCCGGCGAAGCGCTGTTGCAGGGACGGGGCAAGCTCAGCCAACTGTGCCGGCTCTCCCACCAGCATGATTTTGCTGGGGGGGCGCTGGAGGAACGCCAGCAGATCGCCGACGACCTGTACCGGCACGGCGTCGATCTGCTCGTAGAGCCGGGCCTCAGGGGAATAGGCTTCCGCGAACGGCTGGTCGTCCAGGAAGACGTTGGCATGCACGCCGGCCTCCTTGAGCACTGCCAGCAGTTCGCGCGCCCACTCCAGCGGGATGCAGGCCTGATAGATGGCCTCGCCGGAGACAGGGTCGCGGATCTCTGCGCCCTGATACAGGATGACCGGGGCGTTGACTCCCAGCCGGCGGATGAAGGGCTGGGCGCCGGCGA of the Anaerolineae bacterium genome contains:
- the rpiB gene encoding ribose 5-phosphate isomerase B — encoded protein: MADTRKIAIGADHGGYELKNIILEHLRQAGYTVEDFGTNSPESVDYPDYAYQVARGVAAGDYDLGILICGTGIGMSIAANKIVGVRAAVCGDTYSARMSRLHNNANILCLGGRVVGPGLALDIVDVWLSTEFEGGRHARRVEKIRQMEASRR
- a CDS encoding threonylcarbamoyl-AMP synthase yields the protein MTYRLIVADLDGTLMGDDLVIPDEVVAAVQEAMAAGLYFTIATGRTFAGAQPFIRRLGVNAPVILYQGAEIRDPVSGEAIYQACIPLEWARELLAVLKEAGVHANVFLDDQPFAEAYSPEARLYEQIDAVPVQVVGDLLAFLQRPPSKIMLVGEPAQLAELAPSLQQRFAGKLRLTRSHRFFLEAVPLGANKARALARLARHLGVLRQETAALGDNDNDAEMLAWAGLGIAVDNASPAAKQAADVIAPSVSHAGAAWAIRQLVLQGQPSPNIEGLRYCGTPARESPLCPAGDPDCIALAADILREGGVVAFPTDTVYGLAADARHPDAVAELYIVKRRAPDKAIPILIADEADLRDFVSHVPEPARRLMEAFWPGGLTLILPIAPRVPAIISPGPGIAVRMPNHPVPLELIRRLGAPLATTSANISGAQSPSTAQEVFEQLGRRVDLILDGGPTPGPIPSTIVDFTTTPPRLLRAGALAAAEIRRLIPDLQIG